The Chryseobacterium nakagawai genome has a segment encoding these proteins:
- a CDS encoding polyphosphate kinase 2 family protein, with the protein MDTNFSDDFKVNGKFSIKKASTSYKGKLTKEEGTQLLIQEKEKLRELQEKLYADGSQSLLVVLQAMDAAGKDSMIEHVFGGVNPQGCNVTSFKTPSSKEYSHDFLWRHYLALPQKGMIGIFNRSHYESVLVCKVHPEYNLSEKTWSSVKDFDNKFWENRYESIRNFEKHLAQNGTTIIKIFLNVSKDEQKKRLLDRINEQEKNWKFSAGDLPERALFDQYMEVYETAINETSKDHAPWYVLPADNKWFARTAAIQIIIDTLEKMNLKYPQLSEKDRLGLQEAKKQLESE; encoded by the coding sequence ATGGACACCAATTTCTCAGATGACTTTAAGGTAAATGGAAAATTTTCAATAAAAAAAGCCTCTACCTCTTACAAAGGGAAACTTACCAAAGAAGAAGGGACACAATTATTAATCCAGGAAAAAGAAAAACTTCGTGAACTACAGGAAAAGCTTTATGCTGATGGAAGCCAATCTCTTTTAGTTGTACTTCAGGCTATGGATGCTGCTGGAAAAGATAGCATGATAGAGCATGTTTTTGGAGGAGTAAACCCTCAGGGTTGTAATGTCACCAGCTTTAAAACTCCAAGCTCAAAAGAATATTCCCACGATTTTCTATGGAGGCATTATCTGGCATTGCCTCAGAAAGGAATGATCGGAATCTTCAATCGTTCTCATTATGAAAGTGTTTTAGTTTGTAAAGTTCACCCTGAATATAACTTAAGTGAAAAAACATGGTCTTCTGTAAAAGATTTTGACAATAAATTCTGGGAAAACCGCTATGAAAGCATCCGTAATTTCGAAAAACATCTTGCTCAAAACGGAACCACTATCATCAAAATATTCCTGAATGTTTCGAAGGATGAACAAAAGAAAAGATTACTAGACAGAATCAATGAGCAGGAAAAAAACTGGAAATTTTCGGCAGGAGATCTTCCTGAAAGGGCCCTATTTGACCAATACATGGAGGTTTACGAAACAGCAATCAACGAAACATCAAAGGATCATGCCCCGTGGTATGTACTTCCTGCGGATAATAAATGGTTTGCAAGAACAGCAGCTATTCAGATTATTATAGACACGCTGGAAAAAATGAACCTTAAATATCCCCAGCTTTCGGAAAAAGACAGATTGGGCTTACAGGAAGCAAAAAAACAATTGGAAAGTGAATAA
- a CDS encoding DUF1573 domain-containing protein, with amino-acid sequence MKKLIAGIALFGTFALASAQTITFDKTTFDYGNIKPSSDGTRFFTVTNTGDKPLIISNVKPSCGCTTPEFSQDPIMPGKSAKIKVGYNTALTGGFNKMIEVFSNDPANSRSVIYIKGNVDANAPEAKVLTPAEQKEAAKAEKKAAKIAKKATAK; translated from the coding sequence ATGAAGAAATTAATCGCAGGAATTGCATTATTCGGAACATTTGCACTTGCATCTGCACAAACTATTACGTTTGATAAAACTACTTTCGACTATGGTAACATTAAGCCTAGTTCTGATGGTACAAGATTCTTTACCGTAACAAACACTGGTGATAAGCCTTTGATCATTTCAAACGTAAAACCATCTTGTGGATGTACAACTCCTGAATTTAGCCAGGATCCGATCATGCCAGGAAAATCTGCTAAGATCAAAGTTGGATACAACACAGCTCTTACAGGAGGATTCAACAAAATGATCGAGGTTTTCTCTAACGACCCTGCCAACAGCAGAAGTGTAATCTACATTAAAGGAAACGTAGATGCTAACGCTCCAGAAGCAAAAGTGCTAACTCCTGCTGAGCAGAAGGAAGCTGCTAAAGCTGAGAAAAAAGCTGCAAAAATAGCTAAAAAGGCTACCGCTAAGTAA